The Solidesulfovibrio sp. DNA window GGTTCTTGGCCGAGGCGAACACCGACTCGGGCGTGCCGCCTGTAACCCGGGCCACCCGGGCGTCGAGGCTCAGGCCCTCGCCGACCTTGGAAATGGAGCCGAACACGACGTACTCGGCCCGGGCGCCGGCGGCCAGCTTGCGCGCGGCGGCCACGTCGCTGACGGCCTTGCCGCCCTCGGCCTGGGCGGACACGCCGCCGGCCTTGAGCTTGTCGGCCAAAATATGAGGCAGGCTGCCCTGGACGGACTGCAAGGCGTCGGCCGCATTGATCTCAAAGGGCAGCACCAGGACCTTGCCGGACTGGGCCAGGGCCTGGCCGGCGGCCAGGACAAGGCAGGCGACAAGGAAAAGCCCCCTAAGACCGTGACGTTTCATTGCGCGCATAGAGTTCTCCACCCTGCAGCTCCAGTCTCCGGCCCATCGCAGCGGCCAGGTTATGGTTGTGGGTGACCACAACCAAGGTCATGCCAAGCTCGGCGTTGAGTCGGACGAGCATTTCGCCCACTTTCGCGCCGGTGGCTTCGTCGAGATTGCCGGTGGGTTCGTCGGCCAGCAGTACCTCCGGCCGTAATAGGACAGCGCGGGCGATGGCCGCCCTCTGTCTCTCTCCCCCGGAAAGCGTTGTTACCCTGTGTTCGGCCCTTTCATCAAGTCCCACGAGCGACAAAGATTCCCTGGCCCGCGCAAAAGCTTCGCGCCGCCCCAGCCGGGCAATGAGCGCCGGCATGGCCACGTTTTCCAGGGCGGTGAACTCCGGCAGGAGATGATGGAATTGAAAGACGAAGCCGATCTCGCGGTTGCGCACCCGGGCCGCCTCGGCCGGGGGCAGGGCGGCCAGGTCGCGGCCCCGGAAGCGGATCTCGCCCGCCGTCGGGGTGTCCAGGGCGCCCAGCAGGTGCAGCAGCGTGGACTTGCCCGAGCCCGAGGCGCCCAGGATGGCCATGGTGTCGCCGGCCGGGATGTCGAAATCCAGGCTTTTTAAGATCACCACTTCCTCGGCCGGCCCCTGGTAGACCTTGCGCAGGCCGCGCAGCGCGAAAAGGGGCGCCTCAGTCATGGCGCAACGCCTCCGTGGGCTTAAGATGCGCCGCCTGGCGGGCCGGATACAGGGTGGCCAGGAAACACAGGGCCAGGGCCGTCGCGCCGATGACCGCCAGGTCGGGCCAATCCAGGCGCACGGGCAGGTGGTCCATGGGATAGACGTCGCCGGGAATCTTGATGAACTGGTATTTTTCCAGGGCCAGGGCCAGGCCAAGCCCCAGGGCGAAGCCCAGCGCCGTGCCCACCAGGCCGATGATCGCCCCCTGGAGCATGAAGATCGTGCGGATGTTTCGGGCCGTGGCGCCCATGGACATGAGGATGGCGATGTCGCGGGTCTTTTCCATGACCAGCATGACCAGCGTGGTGATGATGGAAAACGAGCCCACCAGCACGATGAGGACCAGGATGACGAACATGGCCGTCTTTTCCAGGCGCAGGGCCTTGAACAGATTGCCGTTCATGTCGATCCAGGTGCGCACGTAGACCGGCGGCCCGCCCAGGGCCTGGCGGACCTGCCTGGCCAGGGACTCCACGGCGTCCACGTCGGCCACCTTGAACTCGAGCCCGGTGACGATGTCGCGCTTGAAACCCAGCAGTTCCTGGGCGGCCGGGATGGTGACATAGGCCAGGGTGGAGTCGTATTCGTACATGCCGGTCTTGAAAAAGCCGCGCACGGCGAAGGTCTTGACCTTGGGCGAG harbors:
- a CDS encoding lipoprotein-releasing ABC transporter permease subunit encodes the protein MSFEYFIAKRYLLARQKQAFISVISLISVLGVGLGVASLIVVVAVMHGFSTELRDKILGINAHMVAAVAGGALHDYRADMARAEAVPGVLGATPFVYTEVMLSSPRGVKGVVLRGVDPASAGKVLALPGEMTAGSLDDLDAQGLFPGIIVGRELADRLGLSLGDTLNLMSPAGKESAAGFSPKVKTFAVRGFFKTGMYEYDSTLAYVTIPAAQELLGFKRDIVTGLEFKVADVDAVESLARQVRQALGGPPVYVRTWIDMNGNLFKALRLEKTAMFVILVLIVLVGSFSIITTLVMLVMEKTRDIAILMSMGATARNIRTIFMLQGAIIGLVGTALGFALGLGLALALEKYQFIKIPGDVYPMDHLPVRLDWPDLAVIGATALALCFLATLYPARQAAHLKPTEALRHD
- a CDS encoding ABC transporter ATP-binding protein; the protein is MTEAPLFALRGLRKVYQGPAEEVVILKSLDFDIPAGDTMAILGASGSGKSTLLHLLGALDTPTAGEIRFRGRDLAALPPAEAARVRNREIGFVFQFHHLLPEFTALENVAMPALIARLGRREAFARARESLSLVGLDERAEHRVTTLSGGERQRAAIARAVLLRPEVLLADEPTGNLDEATGAKVGEMLVRLNAELGMTLVVVTHNHNLAAAMGRRLELQGGELYARNETSRS